A region of the Leptospira ellinghausenii genome:
ATAAAAATGAATCTTCACATGTCTATAAGAGATCTCTTCCAGACCAACTTCCTCTAATGCAAGAGCGGAAGATAAAAAGATCCGATGTCCTTCAAAATGTAGATTTCCAATATCATTCACTTCACCAATCATGATGTTTGTTGGATAAGAACCTTTAACGATCCTTTTGGGAAACTTTCGTTTGGACTTCAGATAATGCTTCGCTGGAAATGAATTCTGGATTCCTTCATGGGGTCTCAGATAGTTGAACTCCTTTTGAAACTCCCGAAATGCTTTCTGTTGGGCATCTAAACTCGATCTTGGTGGCAACGCAGTTTCTTCTTTTAACGTTTTATGCATTCGTTCATGCCTACCATTCTGCTGTGGTTTCCCGGGCTCGATTCGCTCCAATTTAATTCCAAGTTTGATCTACCAAACAGAAAGTTTACTGAGTCCAGCAAGTGCATTGGATGCAAACGGAGTTCCATTGTCCGTTCGGATGGCAAGAGGCATTCCATATTGAGTAAATAACTTCGTAAATTCATTGATTACATTGGCTGTATCCGCCTTAACAACAATCTCACAACAAAGTAAAAAACGACTATATGCATCAGTTACGGTTAACGGAGTCCATCTTTCTCCATTCCCAACAGTGAAATGACCCTTAAAATCCGCGCACCAAATATCATTGGGACCAAGTGCATGAGAAAACGGTTGTTCGATACTTTCCCTTCGGATCCTTCGTTTTGGGGCTTTGATTAGGTTGTGATTTTTAAGAATGCGACCGACAGTGCTTGGATGAGGCCACTTCTTTATCATATGAAGTCTAGCGGATAAAGAAGCCAAAAGTTTCCTTGCTCCCCATCTCGGATGTTCTTTCCTTTCCTGTAAGATTAGTTCTATGATCTTCTTTCGGGTTTGGTGTGGGTGCCGTTTGGGTTTTCTACTTTTGTCTTTTAAACCATCAAGACCATATAGCTCATACTGTTCTAAGTATTTATAGCCAGTGACCCGACTAATATTGAATTCATGGCAAAGGTCTGTGAGAGACCAACCTCCACGTTTCCACGCGACAACAAATTTCATTCTCTCTTAAAACACGTTTGTCTCCTTCCAAGCCATGACACACCCCTGGTGTGTACATCGTGTTCTGGATCGAAGAATTAAAATCTAGTGTGTAAAGGATGTATTGAGATCAATTTGTAAGGGAAGAAGCAAGTAATTGATGAGATCCCAATTTTTTCTAAGTTATGTGAGTCAAGGAGAATCTGAATTAAAGCATTATGTAAATGTTCCGAAAACGTATGCAGGTTGCCCTTGATCAGCATCCTATTGATAAAAAATCCATTTGAAAGATAGTTTAAGAACCTACACATTCATAACTTTTAATCTTAATGCGTTACCTATTACAGATATCGAACTTAAACTCATGGCAAGTGCGGCAATCATTGGATTTAACAACATTTCAAAGAACGGATATAATAATCCTGCTGCTATAGGTATTCCGATAACATTATAAGCAAATGCAAAAAAAATGTTCTGCTTTATATTCAGAAACGTTGCTCGACTCAATTTAATTGCACGAGCTATACCAGAAAGGTCTCCTTTTATCAAGGTAATTCCAGCACTTTCCATTGCGATATCGGTTCCATTTCCCATTGCAATTCCGACGTCAGCTAATGCTAGAGCAGGAGCATCATTAATACCATCACCAGCCATCGCAATTTTCCTCCCTTTTTTCTTTTCTTCGTCGATAAATTTTTTTTTATCTTCAGGTAGCACCCCTGCATGAATTCTTGTTATCCCAAGAGTTTTGGAAACGTGCTGGGCAGTCTTTAGATTATCTCCCGTCAGCATTACTATCTCTATTCCGAGAGATTGCAGTTCCGTGATTGCTGCTGGAGTATTAGGTTTTATTTTATCACGAATTACAAATATTCCAATGGGCACTTGTTCTTTTGAAAGGAAAACAACAGTTGAACCGTCTTCGCGAATCTCATTCACTTTATCTGCAAATTCTTTAGAGAGATTTTCTGTAAAAATATCTTCTGATCCGACAAAATACATACTGTCACCTATCTTTCCTTTTGCAGCCTTACCTGCCATTGCAGAAAAATCTGTGACCTTGGTTAATTCTAATTTATCTAATTTTGCTTTCTGGACTATCGCAAGAGCTAAAGGATGTTCGCTGTTCGACTCTATACTTGCGGCAATAGCGAGTAACTCATTCTCTTTTCTTCCATTTAATGGGATTATCTCTGTTAAAACGGGTTTCCCTTCAGTTAAGGTTCCAGTTTTATCCACAAATAAAGTATTTATTTTATGCAATATTTCAAGTTGTGCAGCATCCTTAAATAAGACACCTTCGGATGCTCCACGGCCAGCCGAAACCATAATAGAAATTGGTGTTGCAAGACCTAATGCACAAGGGCATGCGATAATTAAAACAGCGACAGCATTCACGAATCCGTAGGAAAGTTTTGGTTCGGGCCCTAAAAGATACCAACCGATAAATGTAGAAATTGAAATCAATAAAACTAAAGGAACAAACCATGCAGATGTTATATCAGCAAGTTTTTGAATTGGAGCACGAGACCTTTGTGCATCATTCACCATTTTAATAATTCTCGACAAAACGGTATCTTCACCTACTTTTTCTGCCTGTAAAATGAAACTGCCTTCCCCGTTGACTGTTCCTCCAATCACTTTATCCCCTGCTACTTTGGAAATTGCTAGAGGTTCTCCGCTTATCATTGATTCATCAACATCACTTGATCCTTCTAAAATTAAACCATCTACCGGGATTTTTTCCCCAGGTTTTACTCGAATTTGATCACCAGTAAGTAAAGATTTCAATGCCACAACTTCGTCGCCTGATTCCGTTATTTTCGTAGCAGTTGGCGGTGTAAGGGCAAGTAACGAACGAATTGCAGCACCTGTTTGCGTGCGTGCCTTTAATTCCAAAACTTGACCGAGTAACACTAATGTAGTGATTACAGCAGCAGCTTCAAAATATAAGAATGTCATACCCCCATGTCCTTGGAATGCAACTGGCAGTAATCCCGGAAATAAGAGAGCAATCAAACTATAGAAGAAAGCAGACAAAGTTCCGATGGCGATTAATGTAAACATATTGGCACTTTGATTTATAATCGAAAGATAAGCGCGAACAAGAAACGGCCAACCTCCCCAAAAAACGACGGGAATACTAAAAAGCATTTGCATCCAATTCACATTGTTGGCTCCAAGAAAATTGGAAAGATTTAAGAATGAAATGAGATCGCTCATTGCGCTTAAAAAAATAGGAACCGTAAAAATTGAACTTACTATGAATCTTAACTTCATAGATTTGTATTCTGAATCATCAGCCTTTTCACCGCTAGTAATAACTGGCTCTAAGGTCATGCCACATTTCGGGCAGCTTCCTGGAACACTTTGAATTATTTCAGGATGCATCGGGCAGGTATATTGGACTGGATGATTTTTTTTCTCTTGTGTAGAAATACTATGCAAGGTTTGGTCATGAAATGGAGGGATATCTTTTACAGCTAATTCCTTAAATATATAACTTGTAGGACTTTCTAAAAATTTGGTCATACATTTTTCACTGCAAAAGAAATATTTCTTTTTTTCAAAAACCTGTTTGAAATTTGAAGTTTCTGATTCTATGTCCATGCCACAAACGATGTCTTTAACTTTCATATTCTACCTTCTTAGATGATTGTCGAAATTGGTTGATTTCATGTGAATGATCAACCGAGAGTTCCCCTTCTGACTTCAAGAAAATACTTTATTATCGCTTTTGATTTTCGAAATGGCAACCTTATACATTTCCAGTATGAAGATTGGAACAATAGAGACACCTAAAAGCATAAAGCAATCTACCCAATCCAGAATAGAGGTTTTGAGAATACTCCGGAAAAATTCACTATGATGACCAAAAATCTGTACACTTGCTGTTATTAGAATCAATATTAGTAATTTCATATTGCCAAATAAATTAGTTCTCCAAATTGGTTTCTCACTTCTAATGGAAAGAGAACGAAATAATTCTATAAAAACGAGTACTGCAAAAGCATGAGTTCTTGCAATTTCTTCCGATTCATATTCCAATCCATACAAGTATACTCCCAAAGTAGTTAAAGAAGTTAATACTCCTGTTAGGCACATATTAGTTATAAAATCTTTATTGATGAGATTCTCTGTGCTTGATTTGGGTTGTGCTTCCATCACGTCCGTATCTATCGGATCTGATGCAAGAAATAATGCTGGAAGTCCATCAGTTACGAGGTTGATCCAAAGTAAATGCACTGGTAAAAGGGGAATTGGAAGACCGATTAATATGCAGAATAGCATTACTAATAATTCAGCTATATTTCCAGATAATAAATATTGCAATGTCTTTCTAATATTATTATAGATTCCCCTCCCTTCCTCAATTGCATTTACTATCGTAGCAAAATTATCGTCATTTAAAATTAAATCAGAAGCTTGTTTTGTTACTTCTGTACCATTCTTTCCCATCGCAATCCCTATATTGGCTGCCTTAATCGCTGGTGCATCATTAACACCATCACCAGTCATTGCTACGATGACGTTTTGAGACTTCCAAGCCTTTACAATTCGGCTCTTATGTTTTGCGGATACTCGGGCATAGACACATATTTCTCGAACTGATTTTTCTAAAGCCTTTTCATCCATTGTGTCTAATTCAGAAGGAGTCAGAACCTGTTTTTTATCAGATGCAATATTTAAATCTTTCGCGATTGCAAATGCAGTATCAGGATGATCGCCGGTAATCATGACTACTTTTATTCCAGCTCGATTGCATTTACGGATTGCTTCCTTTACCTCTGCTCTCGGTGGATCAATCATTCCGGTCAATCCAAGAAAGACCAAATCATCTTCCGGTAGAGTATCTTGATTACCATTAGTTACTGAATCTATTGCTTTATAAGCAAACCCTAATAGACGCAAAGATTGATTTGCAAATTCTTTGGATTGCGATTCGATTTTGGACCTGATTTCCGAAGTAAGTGGAAAAATTCCCTGGTCTGTTTGGATATCTTTACACCTCTTAAGTATTATATCAGGTGCCCCTTTTACAAATGAGTGATTTACTTGATTCGAATTTATACAGATTACGGACTGCATTTTTCTATCTGAATCAAATGGGATTTCAGAAACTCTTTCCCATTCTTTGTTACAAGCTTCAAAATTGAATCCAAGTTTTGTTGCCAATGTCAGAAGAGCTGTTTCCGTTGGATCACCAATACTGATCCATTCTCCGTTTTCATTAGAAAGATGCGAATTATTGCAAAGTATCATGCAAGAACCAAGAATTTCAGGAATTCGATCTTTCGATTTAATCTGACCTTCTAAATCGGTAATTTCTCCTTCCGGATTATATCCGCTTCCAGTGATCTGAAAAACTTCACTGTTCGTAAATATAGATTTAACAGTCATTTGTCCAACAGTAAGAGTCCCAGTTTTATCAGTACATATTACGCTTGCCGAGCCTAAAGTTTCAACTGAGGACAATTTCCTTACTAGAGCATTTTTTTTTGACATTCTCACGACACCTAGAGATAAAGCCACTGTAATGATTGCAGGCAAACCTTCTGGGATAGCAGCAACGGCTAAACTAACTGAAGTAAGAATAAGAGTAATTAACGGAATCTGCCTAAGAACTCCAATAATAAATAATAAGAAAACAACACCGAGACAAAACAGTAAAAGGAATTTACCGAACTCCTTAATTTTCAATTGTAATGGAGTTTCCTCTTCAATATTTTCATCTAACATCTGTGCAATGTTTCCGATTTCAGACTTCATTCCCGTTGCAACGACGATTGCCCTAGCTGTTCCTGTAACAATAGTTGTTCCTAGATGAAGCATATTTTTTCTTTCACCTATCGATAAACCAGTGCCAGATAACGAATGATTGTTTTTAGAAACAGCAACAGATTCTCCAGTCAATGGAGCTTCGTTGGTTTTCAATTCTGAACTTGAGATTATCCTTGCATCAGCAGGT
Encoded here:
- a CDS encoding heavy metal translocating P-type ATPase; protein product: MKVKDIVCGMDIESETSNFKQVFEKKKYFFCSEKCMTKFLESPTSYIFKELAVKDIPPFHDQTLHSISTQEKKNHPVQYTCPMHPEIIQSVPGSCPKCGMTLEPVITSGEKADDSEYKSMKLRFIVSSIFTVPIFLSAMSDLISFLNLSNFLGANNVNWMQMLFSIPVVFWGGWPFLVRAYLSIINQSANMFTLIAIGTLSAFFYSLIALLFPGLLPVAFQGHGGMTFLYFEAAAVITTLVLLGQVLELKARTQTGAAIRSLLALTPPTATKITESGDEVVALKSLLTGDQIRVKPGEKIPVDGLILEGSSDVDESMISGEPLAISKVAGDKVIGGTVNGEGSFILQAEKVGEDTVLSRIIKMVNDAQRSRAPIQKLADITSAWFVPLVLLISISTFIGWYLLGPEPKLSYGFVNAVAVLIIACPCALGLATPISIMVSAGRGASEGVLFKDAAQLEILHKINTLFVDKTGTLTEGKPVLTEIIPLNGRKENELLAIAASIESNSEHPLALAIVQKAKLDKLELTKVTDFSAMAGKAAKGKIGDSMYFVGSEDIFTENLSKEFADKVNEIREDGSTVVFLSKEQVPIGIFVIRDKIKPNTPAAITELQSLGIEIVMLTGDNLKTAQHVSKTLGITRIHAGVLPEDKKKFIDEEKKKGRKIAMAGDGINDAPALALADVGIAMGNGTDIAMESAGITLIKGDLSGIARAIKLSRATFLNIKQNIFFAFAYNVIGIPIAAGLLYPFFEMLLNPMIAALAMSLSSISVIGNALRLKVMNV
- a CDS encoding cation-translocating P-type ATPase, whose product is MEWYANTVESILVELRCTLQGLTRDEVIERQKEFGKNTLKEGKKVSGFQIFISQFTSLIIWILIGSAFLSGFLGEYIDSIVIISIVVLNGILGFYQEYNAEKSMEALKKMTTPHAKVLRDGDIKSIPNLEVVPGDIIELESGDIIPADARIISSSELKTNEAPLTGESVAVSKNNHSLSGTGLSIGERKNMLHLGTTIVTGTARAIVVATGMKSEIGNIAQMLDENIEEETPLQLKIKEFGKFLLLFCLGVVFLLFIIGVLRQIPLITLILTSVSLAVAAIPEGLPAIITVALSLGVVRMSKKNALVRKLSSVETLGSASVICTDKTGTLTVGQMTVKSIFTNSEVFQITGSGYNPEGEITDLEGQIKSKDRIPEILGSCMILCNNSHLSNENGEWISIGDPTETALLTLATKLGFNFEACNKEWERVSEIPFDSDRKMQSVICINSNQVNHSFVKGAPDIILKRCKDIQTDQGIFPLTSEIRSKIESQSKEFANQSLRLLGFAYKAIDSVTNGNQDTLPEDDLVFLGLTGMIDPPRAEVKEAIRKCNRAGIKVVMITGDHPDTAFAIAKDLNIASDKKQVLTPSELDTMDEKALEKSVREICVYARVSAKHKSRIVKAWKSQNVIVAMTGDGVNDAPAIKAANIGIAMGKNGTEVTKQASDLILNDDNFATIVNAIEEGRGIYNNIRKTLQYLLSGNIAELLVMLFCILIGLPIPLLPVHLLWINLVTDGLPALFLASDPIDTDVMEAQPKSSTENLINKDFITNMCLTGVLTSLTTLGVYLYGLEYESEEIARTHAFAVLVFIELFRSLSIRSEKPIWRTNLFGNMKLLILILITASVQIFGHHSEFFRSILKTSILDWVDCFMLLGVSIVPIFILEMYKVAISKIKSDNKVFS